A genome region from Penaeus monodon isolate SGIC_2016 chromosome 14, NSTDA_Pmon_1, whole genome shotgun sequence includes the following:
- the LOC119581040 gene encoding uncharacterized protein LOC119581040 gives MARSSKGKAAKRVKKGRIPRYAPKLEKQLLSIVKKAEENNALPKVVGRIPKVELLEPKEEKDADKVETMDTNQSEGEIKVKEEVMSDNGSIMGIDKAQKAGFRKLFTVRQMRKRKINKNKAKRLKVVNNATKCLVYVSKKKKR, from the exons ATGGCTAGAAGTTCCAAAGGCAAAGCTGCCAAGAGAGTCAAGAAGGGCAGAATTCCACGTTATGCACCAAAGCTTGAAAAACAGTTACTATCAATTGTCAAAAAAGCTGAGGAGAACAATGCACTCCCAAAAGTCGTCGGAAGAATTCCAAAAG TTGAACTCCTTGAgccaaaggaggagaaggatgcagACAAGGTTGAAACCATGGACACAAACCAGTCAGAGGGTGAAATTAAGGTTAAGGAGGAAGTAATGAGTGACAATGGAAGCATCATGGGCATCGACAAGGCACAGAAGGCCGGCTTCAGGAAGCTTTTCACAGTCAggcagatgagaaagaggaaaataaacaaaaacaaagctaaGAGGCTGAAGGTGGTGAACAATGCCACAAAATGTTTGGTGTATgtgagcaagaagaagaaaaggtga